Proteins from a genomic interval of Geodermatophilus obscurus DSM 43160:
- a CDS encoding alpha/beta hydrolase codes for MSAPTLAEVAGWDVPLLRGAVWTLDSVAGGLPAWRARVEAVGRSLEDASCWYGPAAQAAGAALVEVSTVATAVTAALDESLEHAQRLLAEADTAQELAERALAAAASVPVVLDGAGRLVSLPAVQVGAEPGLGADQTAVALQAQELAEEALAAAVRGDRAAGEAEAALARLGMGGGSAPATSMDLVGTVVAGTGMAAVLPPPGGPGEQAAWWAGLSTADRLTAISEVPSRIGRLDGLPAWARNQANRVLVERTLTEPSLPGHAVAVSVAAEITRREVAGEEVQLHLFQPEEGLVALAVGDLDTADHVALLVPGTGIDPIEDLDGLVGDAAAVAGATRAAAPAAAVATIAWMGYRAPSNLVKAPSPHYSWPGGRALDATLGGLASARAATSGGRPHTTVIGHSYGTLVIDRAADASGQLAADDVVLLGSPGMDNRAVELEVDGVYEASAPVDPITWGEFHGQYRTWEDSFGAEELPTDWRNWHTGYYDEDGSTLTPIGEVVGGVREPA; via the coding sequence GTGAGCGCCCCCACCCTCGCCGAGGTGGCCGGGTGGGACGTCCCGCTGCTGCGCGGGGCGGTCTGGACCCTCGACTCGGTCGCCGGTGGTCTGCCGGCCTGGCGGGCCCGGGTCGAGGCCGTCGGCCGCTCGCTGGAGGACGCCTCCTGCTGGTACGGGCCGGCCGCGCAGGCCGCCGGCGCCGCGCTCGTGGAGGTCTCGACGGTCGCCACGGCGGTCACCGCGGCCCTGGACGAGTCACTCGAGCACGCGCAGCGCCTGCTGGCCGAAGCGGATACCGCGCAGGAGCTCGCCGAGCGCGCCCTGGCCGCTGCCGCGTCGGTCCCCGTCGTCCTGGACGGCGCCGGGCGGCTGGTCTCGCTGCCGGCCGTGCAGGTCGGCGCCGAGCCCGGCCTCGGCGCCGACCAGACGGCCGTCGCGCTGCAGGCGCAGGAGCTGGCCGAGGAGGCCCTGGCCGCCGCGGTGCGGGGAGACCGGGCGGCGGGTGAGGCCGAGGCCGCACTGGCCCGCCTCGGGATGGGAGGGGGCAGCGCCCCGGCCACCTCCATGGACCTGGTCGGCACTGTCGTCGCCGGGACCGGCATGGCGGCGGTCCTCCCTCCGCCCGGCGGACCTGGCGAACAGGCCGCGTGGTGGGCCGGTCTGTCGACCGCAGACCGGTTGACCGCCATCTCCGAGGTCCCCAGCCGGATCGGCCGGCTGGACGGTCTGCCGGCCTGGGCTCGCAACCAGGCGAACCGGGTGCTGGTGGAACGCACACTGACCGAACCGTCACTGCCCGGGCACGCGGTCGCCGTCTCGGTGGCCGCAGAGATCACCAGGAGGGAGGTGGCAGGCGAGGAGGTGCAACTCCACCTGTTCCAGCCGGAGGAGGGGCTGGTCGCCTTGGCGGTCGGGGACCTGGACACCGCAGACCACGTGGCGCTGCTCGTGCCCGGTACGGGCATCGACCCGATCGAGGACCTGGACGGCCTCGTCGGCGACGCGGCCGCCGTCGCGGGTGCCACCAGGGCCGCTGCTCCGGCGGCGGCCGTCGCGACGATCGCGTGGATGGGATACCGGGCGCCGTCGAACCTGGTCAAGGCGCCGAGTCCGCACTACTCCTGGCCCGGCGGCCGGGCGCTGGACGCGACGCTGGGCGGGCTCGCGTCGGCGCGCGCGGCCACCTCGGGGGGACGTCCGCACACCACCGTCATCGGACACAGTTACGGCACGCTGGTGATCGACCGAGCGGCGGACGCATCTGGCCAGCTGGCTGCCGACGACGTCGTCCTGCTCGGCAGTCCGGGGATGGACAACAGGGCCGTCGAGCTCGAGGTCGACGGCGTGTACGAGGCGTCGGCGCCGGTCGACCCGATCACCTGGGGCGAGTTCCACGGGCAGTACCGGACGTGGGAGGACTCCTTCGGGGCCGAGGAGCTGCCGACGGACTGGCGCAACTGGCACACCGGCTACTACGACGAGGACGGCTCGACGCTGACCCCGATCGGCGAGGTCGTGGGCGGGGTCCGGGAGCCGGCATGA
- the topA gene encoding type I DNA topoisomerase, whose translation MAPTKTTHTGTRTAAATAGGTSTPARRRTAAGGGRPLVIVESPTKAGKIAGYLGSGYVVEASVGHIRDLPRNAADVPAEHKGASWARLGVDVDNAFEPLYVVSPDRKQQVSRLKQLVKDASEVYLATDEDREGEAIAWHLVDTLKPRVPVRRMVFHEITPEAIARAVANPRELDTALVDAQETRRILDRLYGYEVSPVLWKKVLPKLSAGRVQSVATRIVVERERERMAFHSADYWSLEGTFTVTGRRTSADEGEPTTLRARLVSVDDSRVATGRDFDPATGRATGEVVHLDEAGARGLAARLEGRQVTVSRVDEKPYRRRPYAPFTTSTLQMEAGRKLGWSSAQVMRVAQRLYENGHITYMRTDSTNLSNEAVNAARTQARQLYGDAYVPAEARRYAKKAKGAQEAHEAIRPAGDSFRTPGQLAGQLARDEFRLYELIWQRTIASQMADAVGQSVSIRLAGRSSTDEAVEFTASGRTITFPGFLRAYVESRDEGAAADDDHGSDDAERRLPRVERGQQLDTRELEAKGHSTTPPSRYTEPSLVARLEELGIGRPSTYASIMQTIQDRGYVWKKGSALVPTFVAFAVINLLEQHFAQLVDYDFTASLEQELDEIAAGDLGRVDWLTEFYFGGEGRHAGGIAASGGLKSVIGQRLEEIDARGVNSIPLQATGPNGERVVVRVGRYGPYLQVGGEDGPRVSLPEDLAPDELTQEKVEELLAAPSGDRTLGTDPVSGLPVVVKAGRYGPYVTTVVPEGSKEAPRTASLFSSMSPESVTLDDALKLLTLPRTVGAAPDGEEIQALNGRYGPYLKKGTDSRSLESEDRLFTVTLDEALAVFAQPKQRGRRAAAAPLKELGADPVTQGTVTVREGRFGPYVTDGETNASLRKGDDVESITLERAAELLADRRNNPSTKKATKKKATAKKTTAKKATTTGKTTAKKATKKATAGSDAVPAG comes from the coding sequence GTGGCACCCACGAAGACCACGCACACCGGCACCCGGACCGCCGCGGCGACCGCCGGGGGCACGAGCACCCCTGCCCGCCGCCGGACCGCCGCCGGCGGTGGACGGCCGCTGGTCATCGTGGAGTCCCCCACAAAGGCCGGCAAGATCGCGGGGTACCTGGGCAGCGGCTACGTCGTCGAGGCCAGCGTCGGGCACATCCGCGACCTGCCGCGCAACGCCGCCGACGTGCCGGCCGAGCACAAGGGCGCGTCCTGGGCGCGGCTGGGCGTCGACGTCGACAACGCCTTCGAGCCGCTGTACGTGGTCAGCCCCGACCGCAAGCAGCAGGTCAGCCGGTTGAAGCAGCTGGTGAAGGACGCCAGCGAGGTCTACCTCGCGACAGACGAGGACCGCGAGGGCGAGGCCATCGCCTGGCACCTGGTCGACACGCTCAAGCCGCGCGTGCCGGTGCGGCGCATGGTCTTCCACGAGATCACCCCCGAGGCGATCGCCCGCGCCGTGGCCAACCCGCGGGAGCTGGACACCGCGCTGGTCGACGCGCAGGAGACCCGCCGCATCCTCGACCGTCTCTACGGCTACGAGGTCAGCCCCGTGCTGTGGAAGAAGGTCCTGCCCAAGCTCTCGGCCGGGCGCGTGCAGTCGGTGGCCACCCGGATCGTCGTCGAGCGCGAGCGGGAACGGATGGCCTTCCACTCGGCCGACTACTGGTCGCTGGAGGGCACCTTCACCGTCACCGGCCGGCGCACCAGCGCGGACGAGGGCGAGCCGACCACGCTGCGCGCCCGCCTGGTCAGCGTCGACGACAGCCGGGTCGCGACCGGCCGTGACTTCGACCCCGCCACCGGACGGGCGACCGGCGAGGTCGTGCACCTGGACGAGGCCGGCGCCCGCGGTCTGGCGGCCCGGCTCGAGGGCCGGCAGGTCACCGTCAGCCGGGTGGACGAGAAGCCCTACCGGCGGCGCCCGTACGCGCCGTTCACCACCTCGACGCTGCAGATGGAGGCCGGCCGCAAGCTCGGCTGGTCCTCGGCGCAGGTCATGCGGGTGGCGCAGCGGCTGTACGAGAACGGCCACATCACCTACATGCGGACCGACTCGACGAACCTGTCGAACGAGGCCGTCAACGCCGCCCGCACCCAGGCCCGCCAGCTCTACGGCGACGCCTACGTCCCGGCCGAGGCGCGCCGCTACGCCAAGAAGGCCAAGGGCGCCCAGGAGGCGCACGAGGCGATCCGGCCCGCCGGTGACAGCTTCCGCACCCCCGGTCAGCTCGCCGGTCAGCTCGCCCGCGACGAGTTCCGCCTCTACGAGCTGATCTGGCAGCGCACCATCGCCTCTCAGATGGCCGACGCCGTCGGGCAGAGCGTCAGCATCCGGCTGGCCGGGCGCAGCAGCACCGACGAGGCGGTCGAGTTCACCGCCAGCGGCCGCACCATCACCTTCCCCGGCTTCCTGCGCGCCTACGTCGAGTCGCGCGACGAGGGCGCCGCCGCCGACGACGACCACGGCAGCGACGACGCCGAGCGCCGGCTGCCCCGGGTCGAGCGCGGCCAGCAGCTCGACACCCGGGAACTGGAGGCCAAGGGCCACTCGACGACCCCGCCGTCCCGCTACACCGAGCCGAGCCTCGTCGCGCGGCTGGAGGAGCTGGGTATCGGCCGGCCGTCCACCTACGCCTCGATCATGCAGACGATCCAGGACCGCGGGTACGTCTGGAAGAAGGGCTCGGCGCTGGTACCCACCTTCGTGGCCTTCGCCGTGATCAACCTGCTGGAGCAGCACTTCGCCCAGCTCGTCGACTACGACTTCACCGCCTCGCTGGAGCAGGAGCTCGACGAGATCGCGGCCGGCGACCTGGGCCGGGTCGACTGGCTCACCGAGTTCTACTTCGGCGGCGAGGGCCGGCACGCCGGCGGCATCGCGGCCTCCGGCGGACTCAAGTCGGTGATCGGCCAGCGGCTGGAGGAGATCGACGCCCGCGGGGTCAACTCCATCCCGCTGCAGGCCACCGGGCCGAACGGCGAGCGGGTCGTCGTCCGGGTCGGGCGCTACGGGCCCTACCTGCAGGTCGGCGGCGAGGACGGCCCCCGCGTCAGCCTCCCCGAGGACCTCGCCCCCGACGAGCTGACCCAGGAGAAGGTCGAGGAGCTGCTCGCCGCACCGTCCGGCGACCGCACGCTCGGGACCGACCCGGTGTCCGGGCTGCCCGTCGTGGTCAAGGCCGGCCGGTACGGCCCCTACGTCACCACCGTGGTGCCCGAGGGCAGCAAGGAGGCCCCGCGCACGGCCAGCCTCTTCTCGTCCATGTCGCCGGAGTCGGTGACCCTCGACGACGCGCTGAAGCTGCTCACGCTACCGCGCACCGTGGGCGCCGCGCCGGACGGCGAGGAGATCCAGGCGCTCAACGGCCGCTACGGGCCCTACCTGAAGAAGGGCACCGACTCCCGCTCGCTGGAGTCCGAGGACCGGCTTTTCACCGTCACCCTCGACGAGGCGCTGGCTGTGTTCGCCCAGCCCAAGCAGCGGGGCCGCCGGGCCGCCGCCGCGCCGCTCAAGGAGCTGGGCGCCGACCCGGTCACCCAGGGCACGGTCACCGTCCGCGAGGGTCGGTTCGGCCCGTACGTGACCGACGGCGAGACCAACGCCAGCCTGCGCAAGGGCGACGACGTCGAGAGCATCACCCTCGAGCGCGCCGCCGAGCTGCTGGCCGACCGGCGCAACAACCCGAGCACGAAGAAGGCCACCAAGAAGAAGGCCACCGCCAAGAAGACGACGGCCAAGAAGGCGACCACGACGGGGAAGACGACGGCCAAGAAGGCCACGAAGAAGGCGACGGCGGGCAGCGACGCCGTCCCCGCCGGCTGA